Proteins encoded in a region of the Odocoileus virginianus isolate 20LAN1187 ecotype Illinois chromosome 9, Ovbor_1.2, whole genome shotgun sequence genome:
- the LOC139036668 gene encoding guanine nucleotide-binding protein G(s) subunit alpha isoforms XLas-like, producing MATLAGFLQRLGHGGIPSPPPGGTDPPPPPPASRSDGLRSGAGTRPRSLRPGAEWAWVLAGLGEAGRERERAGSARLSDKEPAPSIRPHPRRAPAAGALPGRSPRAAAPKPGNVARLTGDEPSSVWSVPLAFVRAHQLSAERSAVRLEQSRGSFLSASPAPGRTPPGPQATGTDPGRQGAAWPGTQRGEGSRAARVRGVQTTDSQLPGKV from the exons ATGGCAACACTCGCCGGCTTCCTGCAGAGGCTCGGCCACGGCGGGATCCCATCCCCGCCTCCCGGAGGgaccgacccccccccccccccgcccgcctCCCGGAGTGACGGACTTAGAAGCGGTGCGGGGACACGCCCTCGCTCCCTCCGTCCCGGGGCCGAGTGGGCGTGGGTGCTCGCCGGCCTGGGAGAGGCCGGGAGGGAGCGGGAGCGGGCGGGCAGCGCGCGGCTGTCAGACAAGGAGCCTGCGCCTTCCATCCGGCCTCACCCCCGCCGCGCGCCCGCGGCAGGCGCGCTTCCTGGACGCTCCCCGAGAGCAGCCGCGCCCAAGCCCGGGAACGTCGCCCGGTTAACGGGCGATGAACCCTCCAGTGTCTGGTCGGTTCCTCTGGCGTTCGTGAGAGCTCATCAGCTGAGCGCAGAGAGATCCGCAGTGAGACTAGAACAAAGCCGCGGGagcttcctctctgcttctccgGCTCCGGGAAGAACCCCGCCCGGTCCACAAGCCACAGGCACGGATCCCGGGAGGCAGGGAGCCGCGTGGCCGGGCACCCAGCGCGGCGAGGGGAGCCGGGCCGCGAGAGTGCGGGG CGTTCAGACCACAGATTCACAACTTCCTGGGAAAGTCTAG